From one Culex quinquefasciatus strain JHB chromosome 3, VPISU_Cqui_1.0_pri_paternal, whole genome shotgun sequence genomic stretch:
- the LOC6038232 gene encoding peptidoglycan-recognition protein LC isoform X3 has protein sequence MAKAKSQLIANPSPPLTPNGTATGAESGPSTSTGGPHSTTGIRPDLDKADNTSSHNISISSITEDEDGNPVSGHGDDGDGSSAFDSSSDSDSDLCDNEQIKKAIERIPNSLQPGSQMVRLPAAGPETSVVTATALPERPNIGSIAVQNSSDITFGNKTYIKGQVVIKNIYHDRKATNGVGGGVVNEGYRETDGEAGLPSQKKKDLSSQPAQLPLSWRSSLKSIIRDKPLLSAIVLVALMFIVVTIATVVYVTTSAEDDFLPDAKPLRIVTRNEWLAQPPREKLDDLVLPVHKVIIAHTATEECSTQSQCVAMTSRIQGFHMAPDSKNFSDIGYNFLVGADGNAYEGRGWDKQGAHTKGFNKGSICIAFIGTFTDVEAPLTQLSAARQLMALGVELGKLHEHYRLYGHRQLAPFESPGRKLYEVIKTWPHWSSELGPSHWEDAVQVAVNGSANG, from the exons ATGGCCAAAGCGAAAAGTCAACTCATAGCCAATCCCTCCCCTCCTTTGACGCCCAACGGCACTGCAACGGGTGCTGAATCCGGCCCGTCCACGTCCACCGGAGGTCCGCACTCCACTACCGGGATCCGTCCGGACCTGGACAAGGCCGACAACACCAGCAGCCACAACATTTCGATCTCCTCAATCACCGAAGACGAAGATGGCAACCCGGTCAGTGGCCACGGCGACGATGGCGACGGTTCGAGTGCCTTCGATTCGAGCAGTGACAGCGACAGCGACCTGTGCGACAACGAGCAGATTAAGAAGGCCATCGAACGCATTCCGAACTCGCTGCAGCCCGGCAGTCAGATGGTGCGGCTTCCGGCGGCCGGACCGGAAACGTCAGTGGTGACGGCAACGGCCCTCCCGGAGCGGCCCAACATCGGCAGCATCGCGGTACAAAACTCGTCCGACATCACGTTCGGCAACAAGACCTACATCAAGGGCCAGGTCGTGATCAAGAACATCTACCACGACCGGAAGGCCACCAACGGGGTTGGCGGTGGAGTGGTCAACGAAGGGTACCGGGAAACGGACGGAGAGGCGGGACTTCCGAGCCAGAAGAAGAAAG ATCTATCATCACAGCCCGCCCAACTGCCGCTCTCGTGGCGATCTAGTCTCAAGTCGATCATCCGGGATAAGCCACTGCTGAGCGCGATAGTGCTGGTGGCTCTTATGTTTATCGTTGTTACCATCGCCACCGTGGTGTACGTGACAACGTCCGCAG AGGATGACTTCCTGCCGGATGCTAAGCCGCTGCGGATCGTAACCCGAAACGAGTGGCTTGCGCAGCCTCCCCGGGAAAAGCTTGACGATCTGGTGCTTCCGGTGCACAAGGTTATCATCGCCCACACGGCTACCGAGGAATGCAGCACTCAG TCACAGTGCGTTGCCATGACGAGTCGCATCCAGGGATTCCACATGGCTCCTGATTCGAAGAACTTCTCCGACATTGGGTACAACTTCCTGGTCGGTGCCGACGGGAACGCCTACGAGGGTCGCGGCTGGGACAAACAGGGTGCCCACACGAAGGGGTTCAACAAGGGCAGCATCTGCATCGCGTTTATCGGGACGTTCACCGACGTGGAAGCGCCGCTGACCCAACTCAGTGCCGCGCGCCAGCTGATGGCGCTGGGCGTCGAGCTGGGAAAGCTTCACGAGCATTACCGGCTGTACGGGCACCGGCAGCTGGCACCGTTCGAGAGCCCCGGCCGCAAGCTGTACGAAGTGATCAAAACGTGGCCGCACTGGTCCAGCGAACTTGGTCCCTCCCACTGGGAAGATGCGGTCCAAGTGGCCGTGAATGGTTCGGCGAATGGGTGA
- the LOC6038232 gene encoding peptidoglycan-recognition protein LC isoform X2: protein MAKAKSQLIANPSPPLTPNGTATGAESGPSTSTGGPHSTTGIRPDLDKADNTSSHNISISSITEDEDGNPVSGHGDDGDGSSAFDSSSDSDSDLCDNEQIKKAIERIPNSLQPGSQMVRLPAAGPETSVVTATALPERPNIGSIAVQNSSDITFGNKTYIKGQVVIKNIYHDRKATNGVGGGVVNEGYRETDGEAGLPSQKKKDLSSQPAQLPLSWRSSLKSIIRDKPLLSAIVLVALMFIVVTIATVVYVTTSAGKPRLRPHYGDGDDDRAYVPPDTGIEDDFLPDAKPLRIVTRNEWLAQPPREKLDDLVLPVHKVIIAHTATEECSTQSACTYRVRFIQDHHIGAENYGDIGYNFLIGGDGNVYEGRGWLKVGAFLRGQNSKSEGIAFIGDYRHIKPSKAQMDMLDALLANGTKSGYLTPKFRLHGACQLQATDSPGTLLYTELKKHPHWSDELD from the exons ATGGCCAAAGCGAAAAGTCAACTCATAGCCAATCCCTCCCCTCCTTTGACGCCCAACGGCACTGCAACGGGTGCTGAATCCGGCCCGTCCACGTCCACCGGAGGTCCGCACTCCACTACCGGGATCCGTCCGGACCTGGACAAGGCCGACAACACCAGCAGCCACAACATTTCGATCTCCTCAATCACCGAAGACGAAGATGGCAACCCGGTCAGTGGCCACGGCGACGATGGCGACGGTTCGAGTGCCTTCGATTCGAGCAGTGACAGCGACAGCGACCTGTGCGACAACGAGCAGATTAAGAAGGCCATCGAACGCATTCCGAACTCGCTGCAGCCCGGCAGTCAGATGGTGCGGCTTCCGGCGGCCGGACCGGAAACGTCAGTGGTGACGGCAACGGCCCTCCCGGAGCGGCCCAACATCGGCAGCATCGCGGTACAAAACTCGTCCGACATCACGTTCGGCAACAAGACCTACATCAAGGGCCAGGTCGTGATCAAGAACATCTACCACGACCGGAAGGCCACCAACGGGGTTGGCGGTGGAGTGGTCAACGAAGGGTACCGGGAAACGGACGGAGAGGCGGGACTTCCGAGCCAGAAGAAGAAAG ATCTATCATCACAGCCCGCCCAACTGCCGCTCTCGTGGCGATCTAGTCTCAAGTCGATCATCCGGGATAAGCCACTGCTGAGCGCGATAGTGCTGGTGGCTCTTATGTTTATCGTTGTTACCATCGCCACCGTGGTGTACGTGACAACGTCCGCAGGTAAACCTAGATTAAGGCCCCACTAcggcgacggcgacgacgaccggGCGTACGTGCCTCCGGATACGGGCATAG AGGATGACTTCCTGCCGGATGCTAAGCCGCTGCGGATCGTAACCCGAAACGAGTGGCTTGCGCAGCCTCCCCGGGAAAAGCTTGACGATCTGGTGCTTCCGGTGCACAAGGTTATCATCGCCCACACGGCTACCGAGGAATGCAGCACTCAG AGTGCTTGCACCTACCGGGTCCGATTTATCCAGGACCACCACATCGGTGCGGAAAACTACGGCGACATTGGCTACAACTTCCTGATCGGAGGCGATGGCAATGTTTACGAGGGTCGCGGTTGGCTCAAAGTGGGAGCGTTCCTAAGAG GCCAAAATTCCAAAAGTGAGGGCATCGCCTTCATCGGAGATTACCGCCACATAAAGCCATCGAAAGCTCAGATGGACATGCTGGACGCCCTACTGGCGAACGGAACCAAGAGTGGCTATCTGACGCCGAAGTTCCGACTGCACGGTGCTTGCCAGCTGCAGGCAACCGACAGTCCGGGGACATTACTGTACACAGAGCTGAAAAAGCATCCCCACTGGAGCGATGAGCTTGATTGA
- the LOC6038232 gene encoding peptidoglycan-recognition protein LC isoform X4 — translation MAKAKSQLIANPSPPLTPNGTATGAESGPSTSTGGPHSTTGIRPDLDKADNTSSHNISISSITEDEDGNPVSGHGDDGDGSSAFDSSSDSDSDLCDNEQIKKAIERIPNSLQPGSQMVRLPAAGPETSVVTATALPERPNIGSIAVQNSSDITFGNKTYIKGQVVIKNIYHDRKATNGVGGGVVNEGYRETDGEAGLPSQKKKDLSSQPAQLPLSWRSSLKSIIRDKPLLSAIVLVALMFIVVTIATVVYVTTSAEDDFLPDAKPLRIVTRNEWLAQPPREKLDDLVLPVHKVIIAHTATEECSTQSACTYRVRFIQDHHIGAENYGDIGYNFLIGGDGNVYEGRGWLKVGAFLRGQNSKSEGIAFIGDYRHIKPSKAQMDMLDALLANGTKSGYLTPKFRLHGACQLQATDSPGTLLYTELKKHPHWSDELD, via the exons ATGGCCAAAGCGAAAAGTCAACTCATAGCCAATCCCTCCCCTCCTTTGACGCCCAACGGCACTGCAACGGGTGCTGAATCCGGCCCGTCCACGTCCACCGGAGGTCCGCACTCCACTACCGGGATCCGTCCGGACCTGGACAAGGCCGACAACACCAGCAGCCACAACATTTCGATCTCCTCAATCACCGAAGACGAAGATGGCAACCCGGTCAGTGGCCACGGCGACGATGGCGACGGTTCGAGTGCCTTCGATTCGAGCAGTGACAGCGACAGCGACCTGTGCGACAACGAGCAGATTAAGAAGGCCATCGAACGCATTCCGAACTCGCTGCAGCCCGGCAGTCAGATGGTGCGGCTTCCGGCGGCCGGACCGGAAACGTCAGTGGTGACGGCAACGGCCCTCCCGGAGCGGCCCAACATCGGCAGCATCGCGGTACAAAACTCGTCCGACATCACGTTCGGCAACAAGACCTACATCAAGGGCCAGGTCGTGATCAAGAACATCTACCACGACCGGAAGGCCACCAACGGGGTTGGCGGTGGAGTGGTCAACGAAGGGTACCGGGAAACGGACGGAGAGGCGGGACTTCCGAGCCAGAAGAAGAAAG ATCTATCATCACAGCCCGCCCAACTGCCGCTCTCGTGGCGATCTAGTCTCAAGTCGATCATCCGGGATAAGCCACTGCTGAGCGCGATAGTGCTGGTGGCTCTTATGTTTATCGTTGTTACCATCGCCACCGTGGTGTACGTGACAACGTCCGCAG AGGATGACTTCCTGCCGGATGCTAAGCCGCTGCGGATCGTAACCCGAAACGAGTGGCTTGCGCAGCCTCCCCGGGAAAAGCTTGACGATCTGGTGCTTCCGGTGCACAAGGTTATCATCGCCCACACGGCTACCGAGGAATGCAGCACTCAG AGTGCTTGCACCTACCGGGTCCGATTTATCCAGGACCACCACATCGGTGCGGAAAACTACGGCGACATTGGCTACAACTTCCTGATCGGAGGCGATGGCAATGTTTACGAGGGTCGCGGTTGGCTCAAAGTGGGAGCGTTCCTAAGAG GCCAAAATTCCAAAAGTGAGGGCATCGCCTTCATCGGAGATTACCGCCACATAAAGCCATCGAAAGCTCAGATGGACATGCTGGACGCCCTACTGGCGAACGGAACCAAGAGTGGCTATCTGACGCCGAAGTTCCGACTGCACGGTGCTTGCCAGCTGCAGGCAACCGACAGTCCGGGGACATTACTGTACACAGAGCTGAAAAAGCATCCCCACTGGAGCGATGAGCTTGATTGA
- the LOC6038233 gene encoding SOSS complex subunit B homolog, with translation MEIVAIKDLYPGLKNVNVIFIVLEVGPVTLTKENREVRTFKVADQSAAVNVSVWDEPGKLLMPGDIVRLTKGYVAVWRQCLTLYSGKNGEIQRLGDFCFTFNEMVNMSEPNPNLTAVAASAGGAHGNGATPGGKGGAGRQQAGGDGAGGNQPGGVGAKVSQGGGRFANAGGGGGGGDQSKSSPKNAPRTGRSGQSKGAAAKNDRR, from the coding sequence ATGGAAATCGTCGCCATCAAAGATCTGTACCCGGGACTTAAAAATGTAAACGTAATATTCATAGTCCTGGAGGTAGGACCGGTCACGCTGACCAAGGAGAACCGCGAGGTCCGCACGTTCAAGGTGGCAGACCAAAGCGCCGCCGTCAACGTCTCAGTTTGGGACGAACCCGGCAAGCTGCTAATGCCCGGCGACATCGTCCGGCTAACCAAGGGCTACGTGGCCGTGTGGCGCCAATGTTTGACCCTGTACTCGGGCAAGAACGGAGAAATCCAGCGGCTGGGCGACTTTTGCTTCACGTTCAACGAAATGGTCAACATGAGCGAACCGAACCCGAACCTAACGGCGGTGGCGGCATCGGCCGGGGGAGCCCACGGGAACGGAGCCACGCCGGGTGGGAAAGGGGGAGCGGGTCGGCAGCAGGCCGGCGGAGATGGTGCCGGTGGGAACCAGCCGGGTGGAGTGGGGGCGAAGGTTAGCCAGGGCGGTGGCCGGTTTGCgaatgctggtggtggtggtggcggtggcgATCAGAGCAAATCTTCCCCCAAGAACGCACCACGGACGGGACGCAGTGGCCAGTCGAAAGGGGCGGCGGCGAAGAATGATCGGAGATAA
- the LOC6038232 gene encoding peptidoglycan-recognition protein LC isoform X1: MAKAKSQLIANPSPPLTPNGTATGAESGPSTSTGGPHSTTGIRPDLDKADNTSSHNISISSITEDEDGNPVSGHGDDGDGSSAFDSSSDSDSDLCDNEQIKKAIERIPNSLQPGSQMVRLPAAGPETSVVTATALPERPNIGSIAVQNSSDITFGNKTYIKGQVVIKNIYHDRKATNGVGGGVVNEGYRETDGEAGLPSQKKKDLSSQPAQLPLSWRSSLKSIIRDKPLLSAIVLVALMFIVVTIATVVYVTTSAGKPRLRPHYGDGDDDRAYVPPDTGIEDDFLPDAKPLRIVTRNEWLAQPPREKLDDLVLPVHKVIIAHTATEECSTQSQCVAMTSRIQGFHMAPDSKNFSDIGYNFLVGADGNAYEGRGWDKQGAHTKGFNKGSICIAFIGTFTDVEAPLTQLSAARQLMALGVELGKLHEHYRLYGHRQLAPFESPGRKLYEVIKTWPHWSSELGPSHWEDAVQVAVNGSANG; encoded by the exons ATGGCCAAAGCGAAAAGTCAACTCATAGCCAATCCCTCCCCTCCTTTGACGCCCAACGGCACTGCAACGGGTGCTGAATCCGGCCCGTCCACGTCCACCGGAGGTCCGCACTCCACTACCGGGATCCGTCCGGACCTGGACAAGGCCGACAACACCAGCAGCCACAACATTTCGATCTCCTCAATCACCGAAGACGAAGATGGCAACCCGGTCAGTGGCCACGGCGACGATGGCGACGGTTCGAGTGCCTTCGATTCGAGCAGTGACAGCGACAGCGACCTGTGCGACAACGAGCAGATTAAGAAGGCCATCGAACGCATTCCGAACTCGCTGCAGCCCGGCAGTCAGATGGTGCGGCTTCCGGCGGCCGGACCGGAAACGTCAGTGGTGACGGCAACGGCCCTCCCGGAGCGGCCCAACATCGGCAGCATCGCGGTACAAAACTCGTCCGACATCACGTTCGGCAACAAGACCTACATCAAGGGCCAGGTCGTGATCAAGAACATCTACCACGACCGGAAGGCCACCAACGGGGTTGGCGGTGGAGTGGTCAACGAAGGGTACCGGGAAACGGACGGAGAGGCGGGACTTCCGAGCCAGAAGAAGAAAG ATCTATCATCACAGCCCGCCCAACTGCCGCTCTCGTGGCGATCTAGTCTCAAGTCGATCATCCGGGATAAGCCACTGCTGAGCGCGATAGTGCTGGTGGCTCTTATGTTTATCGTTGTTACCATCGCCACCGTGGTGTACGTGACAACGTCCGCAGGTAAACCTAGATTAAGGCCCCACTAcggcgacggcgacgacgaccggGCGTACGTGCCTCCGGATACGGGCATAG AGGATGACTTCCTGCCGGATGCTAAGCCGCTGCGGATCGTAACCCGAAACGAGTGGCTTGCGCAGCCTCCCCGGGAAAAGCTTGACGATCTGGTGCTTCCGGTGCACAAGGTTATCATCGCCCACACGGCTACCGAGGAATGCAGCACTCAG TCACAGTGCGTTGCCATGACGAGTCGCATCCAGGGATTCCACATGGCTCCTGATTCGAAGAACTTCTCCGACATTGGGTACAACTTCCTGGTCGGTGCCGACGGGAACGCCTACGAGGGTCGCGGCTGGGACAAACAGGGTGCCCACACGAAGGGGTTCAACAAGGGCAGCATCTGCATCGCGTTTATCGGGACGTTCACCGACGTGGAAGCGCCGCTGACCCAACTCAGTGCCGCGCGCCAGCTGATGGCGCTGGGCGTCGAGCTGGGAAAGCTTCACGAGCATTACCGGCTGTACGGGCACCGGCAGCTGGCACCGTTCGAGAGCCCCGGCCGCAAGCTGTACGAAGTGATCAAAACGTGGCCGCACTGGTCCAGCGAACTTGGTCCCTCCCACTGGGAAGATGCGGTCCAAGTGGCCGTGAATGGTTCGGCGAATGGGTGA
- the LOC119769285 gene encoding uncharacterized protein LOC119769285, with product MTPPSQPPKMTPFGAHSSDFPPASDLSSPWMIFELNLLHATFSSGHSAPRRTTLSSCSTVFNEKRTLDTTLSTFLPSALHLHLSYTARKICTSVQMESSWPKKKKNAYLVGSPERVLGRDEGSIANGDKNNTKGRAVQRTPSHTCDAAMLSFSQSGPRHIHAGIEKIFGK from the exons ATGACGCCACCTTCGCAACCACCGAAGATGACCCCGTTCGG TGCGCACTCGTCTGACTTCCCACCAGCTTCAGATTTGAGCTCACCCTGGATGATCTTCGAGTTGAACTTGTTGCACGCGACGTTCTCCTCTGGCCACAGCGCTCCACG ACGAACTACGCTCAGCAGCTGTTCTACTGTCTTCAACGAAAAGCGAACTTTGGATACGACGTTGTCGACGTTCCTTCCATCTGCGTTGCACTTGCACCTGTCGTACACGGCCCGAAAGATCTGCACCTCAGTACAGATGGAGTCGAGTTGGCCTAAAAAAAAGAAG AATGCGTACTTGGTAGGGAGTCCGGAACGCGTACTTGGTAGGGACGAGGGATCCATCGCAAATGGTGATAAAAATAATACGAAAGGACGGGCGGTTCAGCGAACCCCGTCGCACACCTGTGATGCGGCAATGTTGTCGTTCAGCCAGTCCGGCCCAAGGCACATCCATGCTGGAATCGAAAAGATCTTCGGGAAGTAA